A part of Osmerus mordax isolate fOsmMor3 chromosome 10, fOsmMor3.pri, whole genome shotgun sequence genomic DNA contains:
- the ndufb8 gene encoding NADH dehydrogenase [ubiquinone] 1 beta subcomplex subunit 8, mitochondrial, translating into MAALGLRWWARALSKDKGTGIPTVLSGARAASGVSKGMLPGPFPTTPEEKAAAAKKYNMRVEDYEPFPDNGEGYGDYPKLADRSQHERDPWYKWDHPDLRRNWGEPMHWNFDMYTRNRVDTSPSPVDWGTMVKHLGGFIGFMLLMFYLGETFPSYQPVAPKQYPYNNLYLERGGNPEKQLEEVKHYEI; encoded by the exons ATGGCTGCCTTGGGTTTGCGATGGTGGGCTCGAGCCCTTTCCAAGGATAAAGGGACAGGCATTCCAACTGTACTCTCTGGAGCCAGAGCAG CGTCTGGAGTTTCGAAAGGCATGCTGCCCGGTCCCTTCCCCACAACCCCCGAGGAGAAGGCAGCAGCGGCAAAGAAGTACAATATGAGGGTTGAGGACTATGAGCCATTTCCAGATAACGGCGAGGG ATATGGTGATTACCCAAAACTGGCAGATCGATCCCAGCATGAGAGAGATCCTTGGTACAAATGGGACCATCCTGACCTGAGGAGGAACTGGGGAGAGCCA ATGCACTGGAACTTTGACATGTACACCAGGAACCGTGTGGACACATCCCCCAGCCCGGTCGACTGGGGCACAATGGTCAAACACTTGGGTGGCTTCATTGGGTTCATGCTGTTGATGTTCTACCTTGGGGAGACATTTCCTTCTTACCAGCCTGTG GCACCCAAACAGTACCCTTACAACAACTTGTACCTGGAAAGGGGAGGGAATCCTGAAAAACAGCTTGAAGAAGTCAAACATTATGAAATATAA
- the gpx9 gene encoding glutathione peroxidase 9 has protein sequence MEDKSVYDFNAETLDGLIVPLSNYRGMVLLIVNLATFUGSTIEEYHRLNALMEMFGDRNFTVLGFSCNQFGLQAPEGNHETLNVLKYVRPGGGFVPKFPVFGKIEVNGLNEEPLFTYLKDSLPFVNSVIGDIRKLYWSPIKVNDIRWNFEKFLINSDGEPFRRYELHGPIEEVETDIAELL, from the exons ATGGAAGATAAATCTGTGTATGATTTTAATGCAGAGACCCTGGATGGACTCATAGTTCCACTCAGCAACTACAGAGGAATGGTGCTTCTCATTGTGAACCTTGCCACCTTTTGAGGGTCAACAATAGAGGAG TACCACAGGTTGAATGCACTAATGGAAATGTTTGGTGACCGCAACTTCACTGTCCTGGGATTCTCCTGCAATCAATTTGGTCTTCAGGCACCTG AGGGAAATCATGAAACTCTCAATGTTCTGAAGTATGTGAGACCTGGTGGAGGGTTTGTCCCCAAATTCCCTGTATTTGGCAAGATTGAGGTTAATGGATTAAATGAAGAACCTCTTTTCACCTATCTCAAG GACTCTTTGCCTTTTGTAAATTCTGTTATTGGAGATATAAGGAAATTGTACTGGTCACCAATTAAAGTCAATGACATACGTTGGAACTTTGAGAAGTTCCTAATTAATTCAGACGGGGAGCCTTTCAGACG ATATGAACTTCATGGCCCCATTGAAGAGGTGGAGACGGATATTGCTGAACTTCTTTAA
- the fbxl15 gene encoding F-box/LRR-repeat protein 15 — protein sequence MDNGTDGCRCHLLDLPWEDVLVTNVFCYLPLSHLVSLQRVSKQFHALIQVYLANCRTFDLTQVGASIPKEAFCSMLRDNKVLQNLALQNCSDWVTDSELLPVIGQNQHLLRVDMKGCVHLTRHSLVALSLSCMHLQHLGLAHCEWVDSLSLRSLADHCRGLQSIDLTACRQLKDEAICYLAKNCLKLRSVSVAVNANVTDESVEEVAKNCRELEQLDLTGCLRVRNQSIRTVAEYCPKLQSLKVNHCHNVTESSLDPLRKRNVEIDVEQPLQRALVLLQDVVGFAPFINLQI from the exons ATGGACAACGGAACAGATGGATGCAG ATGTCATCTACTGGACTTACCCTGGGAGGATGTGCTGGTTACAAATGTTTTCTGCTACTTGCCATTAAGTCATCTTGTCAGTCTACAGAGAGTTAGCAAGCAGTTTCATGCTCTCATCCAGGTTTACCTTGCCAACTGCCGGACCTTTGATCTCACACAA GTAGGGGCTTCTATTCCCAAGGAGGCTTTTTGCTCTATGCTAAGGGACAACAAAGTTCTCCAGAACTTAGCATTGCAGAACTGCTCAGATTGGGTGACAGACAGTGAGCTGCTgcctgtgattggtcagaaCCAGCACCTGCTGAGAGTGGACATGAAGGGATGTGTTCATTTGACCCGCCACTCCCTGGTGGCCTTGTCTTTGAGCTGCATGCACCTTCAGCACCTGGGCCTGGCGCACTGCGAGTGGGTGGACAGCCTGTCCCTGCGCAGCCTGGCTGACCACTGCAGGGGGCTGCAATCCATAGACCTCACCGCCTGTCGCCAGCTCAAGGACGAGGCCATCTGTTATCTCGCCAAAAACTGTCTGAAGTTGAGGTCTGTGTCTGTGGCAGTCAATGCCAACGTCACGGACGAGTCTGTGGAAGAGGTGGCCAAGAACTGCAGGGAGCTAGAGCAGCTGGACCTGACAGGCTGTCTGCGGGTTAGGAACCAGTCCATCAG GACTGTTGCGGAATATTGCCCCAAGCTTCAGTCCCTAAAGGTGAATCACTGTCACAATGTTACTGAGTCCAGCCTGGATCCTTTACGCAAGCGGAATGTTGAAATTGATGTTGAACAACCATTACAGAGGGCACTAGTACTTCTACAGGATGTGGTGGGATTTGCACCCTTCATCAATCTTCAGATTTAG